The region TGAAGACGTCTTTAATGAGTTGAAGCAATTGCAAGATCTTTTCAAGACGAGGGGAGATGACGGCCATGTTGAAAGTTCGAGTGAAGCTGCTGAGCAAATGAAATCTCTTGAATATCTTAGCAAGGAGTATGATGACTTAGCGAAATTGCGAAAACAAGTTGGGGACAAATTGAACACTATTGAGAAAACATTGGGCGATTTATTGACCAAAGTTAATGAACTTTCATCGGCCATCGATCTTGCTTAGGAGTACAGTTACTCATATAATGTGAAGCTGGTTGGTGTTCCCGAGCTCAAACAACGTGAAAGTGCCTATGAAACATCacaactctgtttaaaaatttTTAGTGCCATTGGAGTGGACATCAAGACCTATGATATTGACATAGCTCACCGAGTTACACCGCGCCACGCTGCGGGCGCCGAAGGGCGACCTAAGCCGATAGTTTGTAAGTTTACCAGACGTCTTGCCCGTGATCAAGTCATGGCGCTTCGAAGGGAGGTAACTAAAATCATTCCTTCAAGCATCGGTCTCCGGGAGCAGGATTCTATGGAAAGTGTTGGTATTTTTGATCTTCTTTCTCCGCGGCTTCAGTACTTGATGTCCGATGCAAGAAAATTCAAGGAGAGGTTTGGCTACGCAAATTGTTGGGCCAAAAATTCCACCATTTGGCTGAGGGAAAACGAAGGTTCTCGGCCTATCACGATTAAGACTGCTAGAGATTTAGAGAACCTCAAGTCTCGTCAAGGATTACCAGAGCTAAGTAACCATTAATTCTTCAGACAAAGCTCTCTTTCGAGAGCTTCCTTATTATTCCTACGATGTTATATCTTCGCATGGCCACTGAGTTCAACAATGGTCTAAATACAAACCTTCCTACAAAAAAATACCTTGATTGTCTACCAAGCTTCAAAGATTTAGATTTATTTACCTTAAATGGTTTTCTACTAGATAAGCACTATGATTTTAACACCCTTTCTCCCGCAATCAGTTGTAAGTATTATTCTCCACATAGCTTTTTTCAGGTAAAAGAGCACATGCAGCCTTCGTCCTTTTCAAAATTCTCACTTTTTCATACCAATATCCGAAGCCTGAGGCGTAATTTAGAAAACCTCCAAACGCACTTATTGGAAGAGCTTGATTTTCGCTTTAATATCATAGGTATTACAGAAACTAGGATAAAAAACGagtatgcaaatttggactTTTATCCTGCTATTCCTAATTACAACTTTGAATATGTGTCGACATCTCTTTCGGCTGGAGGTGTTGGCATGTATATTGATGAGGAACTCAAATACACagttgttgaaaaatgttctaaTGAAGCTTTTCAGGCTCTTTGGATTGAGGTATATTTACCAAAAAATCGCAATATAATATGCGGAGTTGTCTATAGGCAACAAAATTCCCCGGAGCGTTTTCAAGAATATCTTgatgaaataattgaaaaacttaGCGCTTCTGGAAAGCAAATTTTTCTCATGGGTGATACCAACTTAAATCTTCTTCGCTTTCATAATTGCAAATACGTCCaaaatcttatcttatctttacAAAGCTTAAACTTAACTCCAACAATCGATAAACCAACGAGAGTACATAATAACTCATACTCACTTATTGATAATATCTTTGTTAGTAATCTGGAAGATAACATAATAAGTGGTAACATAATCTCGGATTTAACCGACCACTTCTCGCAATTCTGTTTTCTTAATTCTCCTCAAAAGGTCTATGATCAtctgagaaagaaaaggctGGTCCGTGACTACTCTAATTATTCAGAGACGAGTTTTTTGTGCGACTTGCCTCGAATTGACTTGATTGGAATTGTTTCGAGAACATCTGATGTTAACGaatctttctcttccttttataataaactgAACAAGCTCCTTGATAAGCATGCTCCTTTAAAACCAATTTCAAAGCGTAAGACTAAGAGATTAGCAAAACCTTGGATAACAAAGGGAATCAGGAGAtcgataaaagtaaaaaaacaatctttattgttctggtgaaactggttcctaTAAGATCTACCGCAATAAAATTTCGGTGCTTACGCGAATTAGTAAGAAAAGGTATTTCCACAAGTATTTTCAGGCAAATTTCAGTaatattaagaaaatatgggaCGGCATCAACAGTCTTTTAGTAGAGTAAACAAACCCCGTAAGGATATAACCGctctcaaatgccctaggaccaATCAAGTATCACACAATCCTTCTGACTTTCCTGACATTATGAATAAGTATTTTTCATCCATAGGATACAATTTGGCTTCTAAGATGCCAAATCCACCTAAACAGTTCACAGAATATTTaccaaagttgaattttgacaGTTCATTCTTTTTCAACCCTGTCTCTCCCTCTGATATAGAACTCGAGATAATGACCACTTCTATAAATAAAGTATAAGGACTTTATTCTTTTCCTACTCGCATTCTAAGATCGGTTAAACATATTATTAGCCAACCTTTATCCTTGCAAATCACTAGAAAACGGCGCATATCCTTCCAAACTTAAGCTTGCTAAAGTAATCCCAATATATAAGAGTAATGGCGAATCAGATCCTTCTAATTATAGACCTATAtcattgctttctgtttttaaccgtatttttgaaaaaatgatgtATTATCGTCTTAAATCCTTTCTTGAGCAACATAATATCCTTCATGATTCACAATAtggttttcgtaaaaaaagatccactgagcatgctcttttggacataattaatcaaattgaaactaaCATGGATGCAGAATTGTACTCATGCGGGATTTTTATAGACCTacgaaaggcctttgacacggtagatcacCAAATATTACTAAGTAAATTTCATCATTATGGAGTGCGAGGAATAACAAATCGCTGGTTTTCCTCATATTTACTCGGCCGTCAGCAAACAATACAAATTGGTGCTAACAATACttctaaaaaggaaacaattttgtcGGGAGTCCCTCAGGGGTCGGTACAGGGACCTCTGCTTTTTctgatttatataaatgatatatctaatAGTGCTGACCAACTGAAGTTctatctatttgctgatgatactcataTGCTATATGCTGACAGAAATCTTAAGTCACTTGAAACCGTGGTTAATCATGAGCTTTCTAACGTCTAGGACTGGTTAATCGCCAATAAGCTATCCTTAAATATTAAGAATCTAACTTTGTCATATTCCGacctagacaaaagaaactaaactatgaagtgaacttgaaagtaTTCGACTATCAAACTAATACATATATTTCCTTGGAAcgtaaaaattatgttaaatatctAGGTGTGTTAATTGATGAAACTCTctcatggaaatatcatatCATTGTCCACTTAgcttcaaaaataagtaaaacaattgGTATAATTGCTAGATTGAGAAATTTCGTACCCCTAGCTACTTTATATATCTCACTTATCCAGCCTTATCTATTGTATGGCATAGTCGCGTGGGGCCGAGCCGCTAAGACTCATAGAAACAAAATCCTTCTTCTTCTAAAACGTTCCCTCCGCCTGATGTACTTTGGAGTTTACAAATCTCACGCTTTACcctactttctttcttctcgtttccttcctcttgattttctgtattttaagtcATGATCAGTTGCTGTTCTAATGCACGACATATCTAACAATCTATCGCCTCCTAACattgctaatttatttatttctaaagcaagcattcattcatataaaacaaggtcatcttcaagaggtgactactttgttaaaccctcaagacttgataaacaaattaaatccttttcaagaaatggtgtaaaaatttggaatagtttGCCTTGTGGaattcgccatctatccaaaaacaattttaaaattaaaatccacaatatcctactccaaagactttcagaagaaaatgactatattgatttatctgtcttaataacaaaaatatattactactttggcttttcatatttacactttgtattggtttgattttagatgatattttttttactttagttcactgtatactctgtacactaggtattcgtatacctgttcgtttgtaaaacacaattgattaccgtagctttctctacttgttctttcttgtatatacatctaatcactgccgcctcgactagctattgctaagtGCGAGCATtgcagattgaaaaatgtattatataatgaaattctacaataaacttaaacttatCATGGAATTCCTAATGGCTAGACAAAAGCTGTGTTTGGCTAAGCCCCTATCCCACGGCGTACGGATATGCCGGCTGGTATCCTTGGTGGACTAATTCGGAAATCTGACACAAACTTTGTGAGcattttgttttattaattggagttcaaaggaaacaaagaaaaaaaagcagacGGAATATAAATTACAACTGTAAATTTGAAGAGCAGTTTCGTAGTTCGCCAATAGAAGCAATTGAACTTTAAGAGTATTCAAAACTGTACAGGTATACAATCTCCAGTTGCTGTACTCGTACTGATCACCTATTTCCAATTGACTTCAGGGGAAAGGAAGAGACGACTCCTATATTGCTGACCGAATACTCCAGTCTTAAGGGTGTGTTTTTTTGGggaaatccgaaaacggattcttgaatccaaaaaccGATTTTGCGTCTTTTTGGGGGAAATTAAAAACCAAAGTATCCACAATCCAGGAGGATACCTCGGATCAAATCTAAGCCCAGAGTCTTGAGATTCACCACTTCAGCGTTTTTCTTTGGGAaaacatttggaaaaaaaattgataagggGTTTTCCATGCAAGTTGTAAaaacatggcgaattttgttg is a window of Montipora foliosa isolate CH-2021 chromosome 5, ASM3666993v2, whole genome shotgun sequence DNA encoding:
- the LOC138002435 gene encoding uncharacterized protein, with translation MVKETVQSLKAENEKLKKRVEDVFNELKQLQDLFKTRGDDGHVESSSEAAEQMKSLEYLSKEYDDLAKLRKQEYSYSYNVKLVGVPELKQRESAYETSQLCLKIFSAIGVDIKTYDIDIAHRVTPRHAAGAEGRPKPIVCKFTRRLARDQVMALRREVTKIIPSSIGLREQDSMESVGIFDLLSPRLQYLMSDARKFKERFGYANCWAKNSTIWLRENEGSRPITIKTARDLENLKSRQGLPELSNH